The following proteins come from a genomic window of Rutidosis leptorrhynchoides isolate AG116_Rl617_1_P2 chromosome 10, CSIRO_AGI_Rlap_v1, whole genome shotgun sequence:
- the LOC139873455 gene encoding uncharacterized protein, translating to MEFVLEEGKHLYDECSTLILPALSIGNVGQLAVDLLIASTKAERIGYLDDRNILPCIGNDAYTPTPPGDLALPLEAYESPSSALTFIQQRSPVVKGMMVEFAKNLADFAVASGKKDIIILSSLDFGRWQTIDMSSGMQIYYLSNTNVDGSDESCEKLGWKKMKEYDPNQKLWKHLENLAKADVSDDDISHLEDDLGEEDYYPSLPFAAMFSSFKAKGLKVICVLCYCSEGDNIHDAFQLADAACNLAGISPDTFKGNGDGKWVIPFSWQSVYGPPPDMSLF from the exons ATGGAATTTGTTCTTGAAGAAGGAAAACATTTGTACGATGAATGTTCGACGTTAATTCTG CCAGCGTTATCGATTGGAAATGTGGGGCAATTGGCGGTGGATCTTTTGATTGCTTCAACAAAAGCTGAACGAATTGGTTATCTGGATGATCGGAACATTCTTCCTTGTATTGGAAATGACGCTTATACCCCTACTCCTCCTGGTGACCTTGCCCTCCCTCTTGAAG CTTACGAGTCACCTTCTAGTGCATTGACCTTTATACAACAAAGATCACCAGTTGTTAAG GGAATGATGGTTGAGTTTGCTAAAAACCTTGCCGATTTTGCTGTTGCTTCTGGAAAGAAAGACATCATAATCCTCTCTAGCTTAGACTTTGGCCGGTGGCAAACAATTGATATGTCAAG TGGTATGCAGATATATTACCTCTCGAATACAAATGTGGACGGATCAGATGAGAGCTGTGAAAAACTTGGGTGGAAAAAAATGAAGGAATATGATCCTAATCAGAAACTATGGAAGCATCTCGAGAATTTAGCTAAAGCTGATGTCAGCGATGATGATATTTCTCATCTTGAAGATGATCTGGGAGAAGAAGACTACTATCCGAGTCTACCTTTTGCTGCAATGTTTTCTTCTTTCAAG GCCAAGGGTTTGAAAGTCATTTGTGTATTATGTTATTGCTCTGAAGGAGACAATATTCACGACGCGTTTCAGTTAGCGGATGCAGCATGCAATCTTGCAGGAATCAGCCCCGACACTTTCAAAG GAAACGGAGATGGTAAATGGGTGATCCCATTTTCATGGCAGAGTGTTTATGGGCCACCTCCAGACATGTCTCTCTTTTAG
- the LOC139873454 gene encoding probable CoA ligase CCL6 gives MSVYAVKVEDSRAATGEWPSAGPVYRSIYAKDGLMELPPGYESPWDFFSDSAKRNPKNPALGRRQIIDGKAGGYSWLSYQEAYNSALRIGSAIRSRSINPGDRCGIYGPNCPEWIISMEACNSNGITYVPLYDTLGANAVEYIINHAEISLVFVQQNKLPAILSCLPICSSTLKTIVSFGTFSESQKKEAMEHGVDCFSWDEFSSMGNLEDELPAKNKTDVCTIMYTSGTTGEPKGVILSNRAFMSEVLSTHELLVKTDKQGTEEDTYFSYLPLAHIFDQIIETYCIYSGASIGFWQGDIRYLIEDLLVLKPTIFCGVPRVYDRIYTGIMAKISTGGAVRKALFDFAYSYKLRNLEKGIQQDKSAPLLDKLVFDKVKLGFGGRVRLMLSGAAPLPKHVEEFLRVTCCTVLSQGYGLTESCGGCLTSIANVHSMIGTVGVPMTTIEARLESVPEMGYDALGSVPRGEICLRGNTLFSGYHKREDLTNSVLVDGWFHSGDIGEWQADGAMKIIDRKKNIFKLSQGEYVAVESIESTYSRCPLVTSIWVYGNSFESFLVAVVVPDRIAIEEWAAKNNESGDYETLCKNSNVKKYVLDELNSEAQNNKLRGFEMLKAVHLDPVPFDFERDLITPTFKLKRQQLLKYYKDCVDQLYAEAKSSKK, from the exons ATGTCGGTTTACGCCGTTAAAGTCGAGGATTCACGGGCAGCTACCGGAGAATGGCCGTCAGCAGGGCCGGTTTACAGGTCCATTTATGCCAAAGATGGTCTCATGGAACTGCCCCCTGGTTATGAATCTCCCTGGGACTTTTTTAG CGACTCTGCTAAGCGAAACCCAAAGAACCCAGCGCTTGGTCGCCGTCAAATCATAGATGGAAAG GCTGGTGGTTATTCATGGCTTTCATATCAAGAAGCCTACAACTCTGCTCTACGCATTGGTTCTGCTATCAGAAGCCGATCCATTAATCCT GGAGATCGGTGCGGCATCTATGGACCTAACTGCCCTGAATGGATTATTTCAATGGAG gctTGTAACAGCAATGGCATCACCTATGTTCCGCTATATGATACACTTG GTGCTAATGCGGTCGAGTACATCATCAACCATGCAGAAATTTCATTAGTTTTTGTTCAACAGAACAAGTTGCCTGCT ATTCTATCATGTCTTCCGATTTGCTCATCAACTCTAAAAA CTATCGTCAGCTTTGGGACCTTTTCTGAATCACAAAAGAAGGAAGCCATGGAACACGGAGTCGATTGCTTCTCTTGGGACGAGTTTTCTTCAATG GGAAATTTGGAAGATGAACTACCTGCAAAGAATAAGACCGACGTTTGCACCATAATGTACACAAGTGGTACAACCGGAGAGCCAAAGGGTGTCATCTTAAGTAACCGTGCTTTCATGTCCGAAgtgttgtccacgcatgaactactcgTTAAAACAGACAAGCAG GGTACAGAAGAAGATACCTACTTCTCATATCTTCCTTTAGCACATatatttgatcaaataattgagacGTATTGCATCTACAGTGGTGCTTCGATCGGGTTTTGGCAAGGA GATATCAGGTATTTGATTGAAGACCTTCTTGTATTGAAGCCAACCATATTTTGTGGTGTTCCACGAGTTTATGACCGCATTTATACCG GTATTATGGCTAAGATTTCAACTGGAGGTGCAGTTAGGAAGGCATTATTTGATTTTGCATACAGCTA TAAATTAAGGAACCTTGAAAAGGGAATACAGCAAGACAAATCAGCACCTCTGTTGGACAAGCTGGTCTTTGATAAG GTTAAACTAGGATTCGGAGGAAGGGTTCGTCTTATGTTATCTGGAGCTGCACCTTTGCCAAAACACGTGGAGGAATTTTTACGAGTGACGTGTTGTACCGTTCTCTCGCAAGGATACG GACTGACTGAAAGTTGTGGTGGATGCCTTACATCCATAGCAAATGTGCACTCTATGATTGGAACTGTCGGTGTACCCATGACAACTATCGAAGCAAGACTCGAGTCGGTGCCCGAGATGGGATATGATGCACTTGGCAGTGTACCACGTGGCGAAATCTGTTTGAGGGGAAACACACTTTTTTCTGGGTACCACAAACGAGAGGATCTTACTAATTCCGTCCTTGTTGATGGCTGGTTCCATTCAG GTGACATTGGGGAATGGCAGGCTGATGGAGCAATGAAAATTAtcgacagaaaaaaaaatatattcaagTTGTCCCAAGGAGAATATGTTGCAGTTGAAAGCATTGAAAGTACCTATTCACGGTGTCCTTTGGTGACCTCG ATTTGGGTGTATGGAAATAGTTTTGAATCGTTCCTAGTTGCGGTTGTGGTGCCGGATAGAATAGCAATTGAAGAGTGGGCTGCAAAGAACAATGAATCAGGAGATTATGAAACGTTGTGTAAGAACTCGAATGtcaaaaaatatgttcttgatgagCTTAATTCCGAAGCTCAAAATAATAAA CTTCGCGGGTTTGAGATGCTGAAAGCGGTTCATCTGGACCCAGTCCCGTTCGACTTCGAGAGGGATTTAATAACACCAACATTTAAGCTGAAAAGGCAGCAGCTTTTAAAATACTATAAG GATTGTGTTGATCAACTGTATGCTGAAGCAAAGTCATCCAAGAAATGA